The Prionailurus bengalensis isolate Pbe53 chromosome C2, Fcat_Pben_1.1_paternal_pri, whole genome shotgun sequence DNA segment GGACGAGGTTGACGGCACCTCTTCACGTGGCAGGGCGCAGTCACGCGCACACGACGGCTTCGCTCTCGTGGCACCGTGCCCACCGGGCCAGAGGGTGCCTGTCTTCCCACCCACAAGACCCGCCTTTGTGTATCTTTAAACTTAGGTCCCCTGTTCTGAGGATTTCTGCCTTTCAAAGGCCACCTGTTAAGTAattcgttttcttttttctttgttaaagtttattcattttgagagatagagagagcaggcagacgcaaggggcagagggagagagtcccaagcaggctccaccctatcagcgcagagcccaacgaggggcttgaactcacgaaccacgagatcacgacctgagccgaaaccaagagtctgacgctcaactgacagacccacccaggcgcccccattttctcatttctgatcCGAGACATCGTCCTCTACTGAAAGTTCGGTAAGAAAGGGCAAAGGTGACATCTAGTGAGGCCCTGCGGGTCCCTTACGGGCAGGTGAGGAACATTCACTGGGTGTCTGACAGCTGACCAGCACCCACGGCAAGGACCCTGCTCTGGCTCCGGGGTCCCCGGGGTCCGGGAAGCCCAACGTAGCGGACGTCGCGTTGCCAGCTTCCACCAGGTCTTGGTGTTCCTAGCTGGGGAGTGGGCTGcctgccctcacagagcccaCAGCGCTGCCGGCGAGGGGCAGACCCGGGGGGCCTCTCTTGCGGACCTTCAGCCCCACTGGCAGAGACACAGGGCCTCGTTTGGGAGGAAAACCTCCCGAGACCCCGGGGCTTACTTCGCGCTAGTTCTAATCCTGAGAGAGGCTGCCAAGGGCCGGAGGAACGAGACAGATTTCCCTGATGTTCTCAGCAAGGAAAGAGCAGCCAGTGAACGCGTGAAGGGCCAAGGGGCGATGGTACAGGCGACAGAGCTGGTCAGGGGAAGGTCAAAGGTGAGAACAGGCTTCCTGGAGCCCGCTGGAGAGTTCCGAGGGCTTCCCCAGCGAAGACTCGTTCTGACCACAAGCTGAGCTAACCGCTCGGAGACGCCATCGTTCTGGGATCAGCACGTGACCCAACCCACTCAAGTTCCCGCTGAGCAAGGCCTCGGCGAGCTAACCGCGCACGGCAGCGCCTGCAAGTACCAGAGGGGGACGCGGTCAGCAGGCCTGTCCTGGAAGGGCGGGGAGTGAATACCGCAGCCTCGCGGCTCACGAGGTTTTCGCTTCTACCGCCACCGCTGAGACGTGAGGCCGCCCTGAGCGGCCCCCACGTGACTGGCGTGGCTGGTGTCCCAGCGGAACTGTGCCGTCACGGGTACAGATGCCTCCCAGAGCTTGACCGCTCGCTTACGCTGGCTCAGACGTATAAGCAGAGGCGGCCTCTTCGTTaaagagcaaaagagaagaaaatgctggGCTCCGTCTTTTGCCGAAAGGGCCTAAGGACTGGCCAGGAGCTGATGATGAGTCGAGGCCAGCGCCCGACAGCGACTCGGTCTGTGCACTTACGCTGCGGGACGGCGGCGCCCCCCACGGCCGTGGGCACGACGTCCCGGCCCGGTGCCCACCCCCCCGCAGCCTCGGAGTAGCCTCATGGGGGACGGGGAGGGCCACCAAGAGTCTGTATTTCCTCGAGGCTGGACGtgtcccccacctgcccccgcaACGGCTGCCTTACCAGAGCCTGCACGAGCCTGGCTTCGGCCTTCAACACTCCGCGGCGCTCCAAGTTACACAtctctttcatcttctttctctttttcaagatggcgGCTTTCTGATGAGACGGGTCGTAGAGGTCAAGGCCGCTGGGCTCCgccttctttttcttcagtctccTGCCCGGGGGCAGGCCGGCTGGACGGCCctgctgctggggtgggggccaggccAGCGCGGGGGGGCCGCTGCCGTTGATCGGGAGGGCTCCGAGCGTCCTCTGCCTCTTCTGGACCGGGGCTCCGCTGGCAGGGGGTGCCGGAGGGGACGGTTCCCGGGCCTCGTCCCCCCGAGGCAGTGGTGGTGTGGACTCCGAGCTCTCGCCCTGGACCCTCAGGCTTCTCTTCCTCGGTCGTTTCCTCTTACCCTGCGCTGGGGCAGGCCCCGAAACGCTGTGctcctgggggtgaggggcagctgGTGCCCCCAGCTCAGCCGCAGGCATCTTCTGGGCTCTTCCCGGACTTCCCTCCGGCTCCCCGCCCCCGTTCTGTTCTGGGGGCAGGGCCGGAGCCCCTGACCCTAAATGCTCTGGTTGGAGATGgaccttcttcctctttttcccttttctcttctgaaCGCTGCCTTCGCTCTCCTCTTCCTCAGCAAGGAAGGACTTGTTTCCTAGAGACACACACGCCAATACACAGGTGCCCATGGCGGGGAGACGGTTTCCCCGTGTCCCACCCCCAGAAGGGCCCAGGCCCTccgtgtcccccaccccccgcaagcGTTGTCGTGGGCGCCATTCCCTGTCCCAGCTGGGACCACAAACCCTCTTAAGGCCTGTTCCCACAGGGATGGGACGGCCATCACCACGGTTTTCAGGCCCTACGGCCCTCCCCACGGGCCTGAGGCGGAAACAGAACACAGGCTCCCGAGGGTGGGGTCTATCTGgttctccacctccttgccacCACCCTGAAGCGGCCCCGAGGAGGAAATGAACACTTGTAGCTTAGGAGGCCGTAGAGGTTCCACAGAAAACGACACACGTTCAAAGCTGACGCTCGGCTCTGGAAGGACCTGGGGAGACCCGGCCCAGCCTGCCAGGGCTGCAGGGGCGCACGCCACTCCCCGTGGGCTGCCCGCGTCCTCCACCCCATCCCGCGTCCACGGCAAGCCATGCAGCTCACCTCCTTCTTCCTCCGGGTCGGTTTTCtctaaaagtttatttccttttttcttgtgctttcctCGGTTGAGCGTTTGGTCATCTCCCTCAGCAGAAATGTCCTCAGCAAAACTGAGCCGGGATAGGCTGCCTGCTGGACACCAAAGCCACTCTGGTCAGCTTAGAGACTGGCAGACTCTGTCCCCACCTGACACGGGAAGATTCCCCACCTGAGTCCTGTGTGCTCATCTGGGCTCCTCACCGCCTCCCCAGCCCAAACCTGCCAGCTACTGATGGGGACCGCGCATGACGGGTGACACCGTGGGGCCTGCCCGTCTCTGCACTGCAACCGGGGTTTGGCAGCTGCCCCCTATTCTAAGTGCCCAGGCGCacggggggctgggggagccacCGGCTCGCTCATGTCCCCGTGGACAACAGCTTTGCTCCAGGGGCTCAACTGACCACAACAAAGGAAAGGGGCCCCGAGAGCTTAACTTCTCTTCTTCCTAAGGAATCAAACTGGCACCTTCCTCGACCACCAGAAATCCTTCCCGCTAAGACAACGATGCCCCCCTCCCTCCGGCCTCAGGTCTGGATCCGCTGGGTCCCCGGGACGGGAAAGTGGGCTGGCTGGAAGAGGCCCGGCACTGTGGCTCTCACAAGGGCCCTGCCGAGCTGACGCCTTTCACAGGGAAAGGCTGCTATGTCTTGTGTTCCCAGTCGGTGTCACTCAAGCCCGTGTTTCAGTACATGGCATGAGAGTCTCAGTGGGGCCCTGCTCACGTAACGTCGTCAGGGGTAATCCTCAGACATTCTCACCTTCGGAGAGATCCCGaaatctgaaagagaaatcaagagaagTTCTGAGAAACCCCTTCTTTCCATGCTCTGCAAACACCTGCACATAACTTTTAAGATGTGCTATTTGGATGTGTGTTAAGTTCACTTCCTTCTCCCTCTAGAAGGGGAGGCTTGAGGCAAAGGCCCAAAGTGGAGGACGAATCGCCCTCAACGCCGACATCCTCCAGGATGTGGTGATCCAGAGATTCTATCTTGGTTCGTTCACATAAACTGAAGAGATGAGAACTTCCTTCTTCAGGTTGAAGCTGCCCGTTCTCTTCTCCGTTTGCCCAGAGGAGAAAACACTCCACCCGGTGCTGGTGTCAGGACAAGAGGGTGAGGGGCCGCGTGCTGGCGGGAGGCAAGGACTCCGGCGGCAGAGCACCGGGGAAGGGGGCGTGGACAGCAGGTCTGAGTCCAGCCCTGTCACCTGGTGGCTGCGGCCTCGGGCCAGCCGGTTACCTGCCCTGTGCCCCGGACGGCCCATCTGTGAGGTCAGGAGTGACAGGTCTTCCGGGGCCTCTCCGAACATGACATGATGCATGTCAAGTGCCCCGAAGGGCGCCTGCTCACATGGAGGACAGTTAACTTCGGGTGCCCCCTGCCGCCAACCGTGGTGCTCCGTGCCAAACCGCTGGGATGGCCACAGCGACACCCACTACCACATCCGGCCCGGCTgcggtgggggtgagggagcgGGTTCTCGAAACCCCTGCCCACCTCGCGAACACCTAAGCAGCATACTTCATGCCCTCAGGACGCGGCCCGGGAGGGGAGCTACGGGCACGTGAAGCATctgctgcgggggggggggggggggggggggggcagccgtGTGCGCGCACCGCTGCTCTGGCTACAAGCGCGGAAGGCCGGGCGGACGTCAGCGGAGCGCCCGCCAGTCACTCActtcttgatgagtttggagagaCGCTTCCTGTTGAAGGGAGGGGTGTTCTTCCTGTTGGTGATTTCCAGGAGTCGGTCAGCAACAGCCTTGTAGTCGAACTGCGTGAGAACAATGAGACGTAAATGAGACGTAAACCCGCAGCCAGACCGCTGACTTAGAGAGTCATTCCCACTGCTAAGAGAAAGCAGCAGCGTGGATTCCAGAAGCATCCAGCAACAAGACGGTCTTATTAAACACAAACGAGTGCTAAGGTTTGGCGACCAGATGGTTAAGCAGTATCTTTGAAAAATTTGCTGTTTGTTCTTGGGGAAACTATTCTTTATctgctttatttgtttgtttatttaaacaacaacaacaacaacaaaagacctgTGGGAAAACACACCACATAAAGTCTGCCTGGGTGTGTGCTTCTTCGCAAATTCAGTCTCGGTGTCCAACTTACACTCGGTAACACAGGAACCTTTCCTTATGGGAGAAGCACTGAGCTGGCCTTGGCGTACGAATGGAACAGATCCCAACGGTTCAAGCCAAAGTGAAGACTGACATCTTTCAAAATTCTGTCACGTTTACGTTTCTTTGTCTCCAATAAGCTCGTGTAAGGAAGGTGACTTCGGCGAGTGAAGGGATTAAAGACGACTTAACAGGCAGGCCTTGTGGATAATGAGCTCTGACCCTAATTCCCAGCCGGCCGGGCCACTCCACGGCAAATCTACGTCGTACCGACCTGGAGCAGGGGCCCGGCGTCCTCCAGGCGCCCGCCGCCTCTCGCCGCGTCGTCGCGGACGCCGTCCATCCTGGAGTGCTGCTGGCTCAGTGCTGTCAAAACACACCCAAGACACAGCTGCAAACACACGGCAACAACTACTTCCGTTGGAGCCACTGCCTCACTCACGTCTCCTTGCACAGAAGCCCCTGCAAATACACTTATGATCTCCCCAAGGAGTCTCGTTAGAGGAACTCTGGGAGAAAGCACACATTACACATTCTGCCTTTTAGTTACATCACAGACACATCAGCTGCCGCCCTCCGCGCCCCCGGCCCAAGGCCAAGGGGTCAACCTGCGGTTGTGGCAAAAATCTACACCGTTATTACACTAACTTCTCACGGAGCTGCTGCAGGAGACAAATTAATACCGATGCAACTTGTAGCAGTCAAAGGATAATTCAAGGAGTGCTGAGGCCCATGAAGAAGTAGATAAAGACTCACAATTTTTCAAATCCTGTGAGTTCGTTAGTGGTGTGGCCTCAGGGCACAGCCTGGAGAAGAGAGCAGGACCTTGTGCTTGCTAACAAGCACgacagaggaggctgggagagcgTCTCTGGTTCAGACAGAAACCTGGTGCGCAGGGGTGAGCCAGAGACAGGTCCCGTGACCACATgacacttgctcaaggtcatctgATTAATTCTGTCACctacgtggaatttaagatgagactttttctccctttttaagaTAGTGATTTTTctggttaaaaaataatgtatggtCACTGCGGAAAACTTACAACAgacaaaagtacaaagaaaacagaagtcaccCATAACTGCCACGCACGACCAACAATTGACATTTTGCTAtctttccagatttatttttatttttttaaagcttatgtaTTTGAGACAGGGAGCGAGAAAGCACGAGCAAGGGacgggccaagagagagggagagacagaatcccaatcaggttcttcattgagcgtggagcccgatgggggcttgaacccaccaaccgtgagatcgtgacctgagccgaaatcatgagttggacgcctaactgactgagccatccaggcgtccctctttccagatttttcaaGGCACAATGTTAAAAACACACTTGGCTCCTTGTACAGAGAGAGTTTGGTGTTCTgttattaaaaaatgtgtaaattaaaTCCCATTGCTTTTTGAAATCTTTGCTTTTTAAGGGCTGAATGACATGTCAGTGCCGCGCAGAGACGCCGTGAACCACCGCCAGATTGGATGGGCTGCAACTTGGGACGCAGGCTCCACGTGCAGCCGCTACAGACGCAGGAGCAGTCCGCACGGTGCCCGCCCACAGCGAGTGCTATCCACCCAAAGGGAAGGGGCCCTGGAGGGACCTGGGAGACCAGGCAGCAGAGCTACAGAAACAAGTGTGTGTTTGCAGTGTGACTGCTGAGGACCCCCTTGCAGACACAAGTCAACATTAGGATGTTTTAGACATCCCAAAACccacaacaataaaaacaaataaaaaccgaAGGGAGAGCAAAATGATGTAAAACCTTCGAGGGAGTCGTGGTCCCGGGAGAAGGCACGTGCccgccacccagggcccctgggcaGGTGTGGGCCTTCCACGCAGCTCTGCGCCCTTTCTCTGGGGGAGCCCGCGGCCGAGCCACGTGCGCTGACCTCCAGGTCGTAGTCAGCAAGATTccaacacaaaaaccaaaaagtgcCCATCCGATGAGAACTTTGTGTAAAAAAAAGGCTGCCGGAGGAAATTCTTACCGGTCTTCTTTCTACTGACGGTTTGTCTCCACACCACCTCGTTTTCAGGCGTTTCTTCTTCAGAGGGCTCACCCTCGCCCGCCTGAGGCTTCTGTTCCTCGAGGGTCTCTTCAGGTCCAAGAGGAGACTGGTCCACGATGACTTCAAGAACACCCCTAGCTATAGTCTGCACCAACGTCTGGCTGAGGGTGTGTAAGAAGAACGACGAGAAGCTGGTTACAACAGagggcctggccctggccctggccctggccctggcctggGAGGGCTGTGGTGGGGAGAAGCCCCCGGGCACCTGCTGTCACCCACTGGCGTCACCCACCGGCTGCCGCACTCCAGAGCCGGCCAGGCGCGGCTGTGGCTGTGCAAGGCCGGGGGTGGGGCTTGTGGTGAAAGCAGGCAGGGCTGTGGCCGAGGGAGGGCGGGGCTCCTGGATGCTTGAGACCACACCGCAAAGCCAGTGGAGCCCAATTAGGACTCCGAGCTTCCAGAGTCCGGCTTCCAGAAATTCGGAGCTCAGCCGTCCGCGGCTCTGGATTAACCAGCCCAGGTACTCGCGTGGCACTTCACAAGTTTACCACCATCACCCACAATGAAGCaccaaatgaaacagagaaaacaaacatggcAATCACTTACTCCTTAGTCTTGGCGGCGACTTTGCAGAATGGATCAATGAACCTGAGATTCTGATCTGCCAAAAGctgaaatttagaaacaaaataggGAAACaatgaggggagaaaaagagcCTTTGCTCCTGATAGGTCCTAGAGAGAGGAAGCATTTGCAGTTTTCACGTAGGCTGACGAAGGTCAACACCTCTCCCGGAGAGCCGCTTCCAAGATCCGCTCTGCGTGAATCATCCGGATGCTCTGTGCCAGGCTAAAGGTCATCTAAGGGTCACGGCTGTCTTCCAGCCACCGGGGCATCAAAGaacccccccccatcaacccctgCTGCTCTGCGTTCTCTCCCCTACAGACAGGCTCTGCTCGGACACCATCGGAAACGGTTCGGACCAAGGAactatccctgctttcttttaatgaaaagaacACGTGTTCGCTGCGGCACACTCATAAAATAGTGtgcaactaaaaaaataaaaaaggcctGCTAATTCCAAATGCAGATGATCACCTGCAGGCTAAAAACACGTCTCCTCTCCCGCACTGTCCATTCACACGTAAACAGTGTCGGAAGAGGCGTGCCACTGGCACTGCTGCGTCTATGGCTTTTTCCCTCCTGCTTTTTAAAGAGTCAACACCGCGAGCACATCCTGCGGTTACTACTGGACTGTGTAGGCGGCTTTCAACTGTTTTACAAGGAAGCCTTCCGAGAGCGCCCGCAGTGCACGATCCTCGTTCACGTGCCCCACTGGCCGCTTAGGATACATTCCCGCACGGAGAAGGGTTTGTCAGGTCGGGTGGGAGCGGCGCTGGGGACACAGGTGCCGACAGCAGCCTGTCCTCCGCCCTCCAGGCCCACGTGGGGAAGAGCCAGAGTCCGGACCAGGCGAGCAGCCGTGTCACTGCCGCTGGCGGGAAGTCTGCTCcttacctctctccctcccactttgGACAGTTCGTCCAGGTAAATGCCGATGAAGTGGAACTTCACTCCATCAGGAGACTGGCTCTCAGGGTGCAAGATCTCCTTCATCAAGACGTCTAAGAATAGCTTGATTCGGCTGAAGAACACAAAGCACACGGCTGCGTTAACCGCAGCGTGGCCGAAGAACACAGTCACGTTCACCCCCGGGGCCACACCGCCTAACACGACGCAAGGCTGAAACAGTCCCACGAGGGAAAAGCAGCCACCGAAATCGGTCTGAAGCGCTGCGTGTGTGCTCAGCCCCTCGAGAAGCCTCTACCGGGCTGTGAGCTCTTCACGCGTGGGGAGCTCTGCCTCTCACAGCAGGTAAGAGAACGGGAGGCAAAGAGGAGGCACTTCGTACGAGCTCATGGAAAGGCCTGAGAACCCACTGCCACCTCGCAGGTTTCGAGGCTGCCCAGTGCCTTCCCAGGTCCTTTACCGACCTTTCTTCCCAGCCGTTTCGCTTGAGAACTTCAAAGGACTGCCTCAGGACCAGACGGATCAGCTAAAGACGGACAACAAATTGGTCACAAAAGGAAAAGCAAGGTCAGTCGGCACAGCAAAGACCCCGATGGAACTGCTACAGCCTGCATCTCCGAAGTGAAAATATCGTCACGACAACCgcatttaccttttcttttttttttcaatgtttgttttgagagagagagagagagagagacagagggagacagaatccaagcagtccccacactgtcagcacagagcccgacgcgaggcttgatctcaccaaccgtgagatcgtgacccgagcggaaatcaagagtcggacgctcaactgactgagccgcccaggcgccctgcatttaccttttccttttccgCAGAGAGTCTTAACTAAGGATCCCAAACTCCTCCCCAACAGCTGAAAGAGCAGAGCCGCCTTCGAGCGCATGTTCAAACGCCCTCCCTTGATCGCGTTACCTCTCAACACACTAAGCCTGGAGCCCCCTCTGCTTCACAGATAAACCTTTCCCGTTGTTCTCAAGACACTCAACATCCCCCCTTCAGGGGCTTCTGAAGCAGACGGGGTAAGGTGCTCAGATCTTACCATATAGTACTTGCCCAGGCGCAGCCGGTCTATCCCCTTCCACTCTCGATTCATCGTTTGCCAGAAGGTTTGAATGAACAGGTGTTCTGCAGTGAACAAGAGGCTTTGAATGCTTGGTGTTCACGCTCATGCGTTACCATAAAGcaagaaagtaacagagaaacAAACTAGCATCACTTATCATTTACGTTCTCCAAGGGTTTTCGGCAGCTATTTGATCAATAATTAAACGTGCTCGGTGATTTCCTTCATGTTTGAATAAAAACCTACTAAGACAGGAAGGCTGGTACTATCTTGATGTTCAACTACAATGCTCCGTGTGGCCTTTGTCTTTATCGACTTACAAGGCCAAGTCTATTACAATAttcctattaaatattttactaaaatatttttggtctattaaatatttctattaaaataaaaaactctctGAGCCACGTCTACGGGCCCTTCCCACCCACCTACACCTAACAGTGGATCCAAAGCCCTTAATTTTGATGAACACTTGGACGAGCTGCGTAGAAACTCAGCTTTTTGTTTCATGTTCTGCGTCAGCTGGATGAGCTCTAACAGaacattctatttttctcttctgggcCACGAAACTACCACTTTTCCATCCAAAAATAACTGTTGATTTTcttggttttacttctttttgcataattctttcttGATAAGTGAAAACCTAGACGATATTCCACGTGTGGAAGTCGGCTGGGACCTGGCTGAGACCTGGACAGCCACTGGGGTCACTAAGGCCGGGTGGATGGCTCTGCTCCAAGGAGCACCAAGCAGCACCCACCAACTCTGCCGTCTGTTTTTCCTTTGTCAGTGATCAAAGCCTGAACATCTCAGCAAGAATTCACCTCTCCCTCCGCTCTTCTTGGTACAGCGGGGCTATTTTACGGTTTATTACCAATGACGACCTCAACTGGCTCCGGTCTCCAGGAGGACAGCCAGGCATGCTGAGCTTATAGCACACACAGGCACAAGCACACATGGCCCCTGGGAGTGTTAAagcagctcagaatctggagacTCTGgagattttcatttcttaaaccaCTGTTTTGAAATCTTTTGAGATGTCACCCGTGATTCAACCGCACAAGGTGCCTCTTTTATTTGCCCTCTTTTGGGATCAACATCTAAGCTCATCACGGCTCTCCCACAGGGAAGGTTTGTCGCCTGACGTCTGCACACTGGAAGGAAGCCCCAGGTTCACGTGCAACAAGCCCCCTGGAAAACTGGAActtgaaggaaggagaagaaacagtATTGCCTAGTTTCCTAGGCAAGTTACCAAAGCTGATGAACAAGAAAGTTTGGAAAGTCATGAAAACGTCAGGACTTACGGGCCTCCGAGTTGTTAACGACGTGGACGAGCTGGGAAATCGTGTTTGCTAGTTCCTCCTGCAAAGGCGGGGTCGGGGAGAGACAGCGGGGTTATTAGGGGGCAGCACGGTGAAGGGGACAGCACCCAGCCTGCTCTCCTCCCGCATCCGCTGGGGTCTGGACCTCCTGTCACGTCAGTATTTGAATTTTACCGGACGTGGAACTTCTGGTCCCAGCGGACTACAACGTAACATGCCCGTGAGGGTCACGCTGCCTGGTTAGAAAAGTATCTCTAGCTTCAGCTCCAATGATCTACAGGAGTAAACGAGCTGTCAATTCCTGGCTTCAAAAATATAGACCTTAAAGTGAGATTCTATTCTAAGCCCCCGATCCCGGAACACGGGAGCCGGCGAGGGGATCGCCGATGGGTAGACCCGGGGACTGCCACTCCGTAGGGGTGCGTGTGGAACCAGAAAGTCCTGTGCTGGGCTTGCTCGGAGGCAGGCTGCAGAGgcgggggtgcggggtgggggggtgaagCAGAGGTTAACGGCTCCCCTCCAGGCTCTGTCCAGGGCAAGGGGTCAGGTGCAGAGCGCCTGCTACAACGCAGCAAAGCTCATTTGTGGGGAGACTTGGGCGGGCTGGCTCTGAGAAGAGGCCCACCCTGAGGAGTGTCAGCGAGAGAATCCTGTTCACAAGTTACGTGAGAAAAGAACAGTCCTCCTCGGCATTCCTGGTGCTTCACCTGGCCTCGAGTCCTCTTCCCCCATTTTAACTGAACTCCAGACTGGAAAATGACGCTCTCGTTCACGTTTTCTTCCTCCACTAAAGCTGTCGGCTGTTACTTTTGAATGTAACTTACAAATATTTT contains these protein-coding regions:
- the RRP1B gene encoding ribosomal RNA processing protein 1 homolog B isoform X2, with product MAPAMQPAELQFAQRLASHEKGIRDRAVKKLRQYISVKTQRETGGFSQEELLKIWKGLFYCMWVQDEPLLQEELANTISQLVHVVNNSEAQHLFIQTFWQTMNREWKGIDRLRLGKYYMLIRLVLRQSFEVLKRNGWEESRIKLFLDVLMKEILHPESQSPDGVKFHFIGIYLDELSKVGGRELLADQNLRFIDPFCKVAAKTKDQTLVQTIARGVLEVIVDQSPLGPEETLEEQKPQAGEGEPSEEETPENEVVWRQTVSRKKTALSQQHSRMDGVRDDAARGGGRLEDAGPLLQFDYKAVADRLLEITNRKNTPPFNRKRLSKLIKKFRDLSEGSLSRLSFAEDISAEGDDQTLNRGKHKKKGNKLLEKTDPEEEGGNKSFLAEEEESEGSVQKRKGKKRKKVHLQPEHLGSGAPALPPEQNGGGEPEGSPGRAQKMPAAELGAPAAPHPQEHSVSGPAPAQGKRKRPRKRSLRVQGESSESTPPLPRGDEAREPSPPAPPASGAPVQKRQRTLGALPINGSGPPALAWPPPQQQGRPAGLPPGRRLKKKKAEPSGLDLYDPSHQKAAILKKRKKMKEMCNLERRGVLKAEARLVQALGGGGALSPSKKQQLRTENDFVRFDTPFLPKPLFFRKAKSSSASAVSVRPAGQRDKTPSSSKKVTFGLNRNMTAEFKKTDKSILVSPTGPSRVAFNPEQRPLHGVLKTATGSPTGTPLGAKKPLSATPKRRPTAMDFF
- the RRP1B gene encoding ribosomal RNA processing protein 1 homolog B isoform X1 yields the protein MAPAMQPAELQFAQRLASHEKGIRDRAVKKLRQYISVKTQRETGGFSQEELLKIWKGLFYCMWVQDEPLLQEELANTISQLVHVVNNSEAQHLFIQTFWQTMNREWKGIDRLRLGKYYMLIRLVLRQSFEVLKRNGWEESRIKLFLDVLMKEILHPESQSPDGVKFHFIGIYLDELSKVGGRELLADQNLRFIDPFCKVAAKTKDQTLVQTIARGVLEVIVDQSPLGPEETLEEQKPQAGEGEPSEEETPENEVVWRQTVSRKKTALSQQHSRMDGVRDDAARGGGRLEDAGPLLQFDYKAVADRLLEITNRKNTPPFNRKRLSKLIKKFRDLSEAGSLSRLSFAEDISAEGDDQTLNRGKHKKKGNKLLEKTDPEEEGGNKSFLAEEEESEGSVQKRKGKKRKKVHLQPEHLGSGAPALPPEQNGGGEPEGSPGRAQKMPAAELGAPAAPHPQEHSVSGPAPAQGKRKRPRKRSLRVQGESSESTPPLPRGDEAREPSPPAPPASGAPVQKRQRTLGALPINGSGPPALAWPPPQQQGRPAGLPPGRRLKKKKAEPSGLDLYDPSHQKAAILKKRKKMKEMCNLERRGVLKAEARLVQALGGGGALSPSKKQQLRTENDFVRFDTPFLPKPLFFRKAKSSSASAVSVRPAGQRDKTPSSSKKVTFGLNRNMTAEFKKTDKSILVSPTGPSRVAFNPEQRPLHGVLKTATGSPTGTPLGAKKPLSATPKRRPTAMDFF
- the RRP1B gene encoding ribosomal RNA processing protein 1 homolog B isoform X3 yields the protein MAPAMQPAELQFAQRLASHEKGIRDRAVKKLRQYISVKTQRETGGFSQEELLKIWKGLFYCMWVQDEPLLQEELANTISQLVHVVNNSEAQHLFIQTFWQTMNREWKGIDRLRLGKYYMLLADQNLRFIDPFCKVAAKTKDQTLVQTIARGVLEVIVDQSPLGPEETLEEQKPQAGEGEPSEEETPENEVVWRQTVSRKKTALSQQHSRMDGVRDDAARGGGRLEDAGPLLQFDYKAVADRLLEITNRKNTPPFNRKRLSKLIKKFRDLSEAGSLSRLSFAEDISAEGDDQTLNRGKHKKKGNKLLEKTDPEEEGGNKSFLAEEEESEGSVQKRKGKKRKKVHLQPEHLGSGAPALPPEQNGGGEPEGSPGRAQKMPAAELGAPAAPHPQEHSVSGPAPAQGKRKRPRKRSLRVQGESSESTPPLPRGDEAREPSPPAPPASGAPVQKRQRTLGALPINGSGPPALAWPPPQQQGRPAGLPPGRRLKKKKAEPSGLDLYDPSHQKAAILKKRKKMKEMCNLERRGVLKAEARLVQALGGGGALSPSKKQQLRTENDFVRFDTPFLPKPLFFRKAKSSSASAVSVRPAGQRDKTPSSSKKVTFGLNRNMTAEFKKTDKSILVSPTGPSRVAFNPEQRPLHGVLKTATGSPTGTPLGAKKPLSATPKRRPTAMDFF
- the RRP1B gene encoding ribosomal RNA processing protein 1 homolog B isoform X4, with the translated sequence MNREWKGIDRLRLGKYYMLIRLVLRQSFEVLKRNGWEESRIKLFLDVLMKEILHPESQSPDGVKFHFIGIYLDELSKVGGRELLADQNLRFIDPFCKVAAKTKDQTLVQTIARGVLEVIVDQSPLGPEETLEEQKPQAGEGEPSEEETPENEVVWRQTVSRKKTALSQQHSRMDGVRDDAARGGGRLEDAGPLLQFDYKAVADRLLEITNRKNTPPFNRKRLSKLIKKFRDLSEAGSLSRLSFAEDISAEGDDQTLNRGKHKKKGNKLLEKTDPEEEGGNKSFLAEEEESEGSVQKRKGKKRKKVHLQPEHLGSGAPALPPEQNGGGEPEGSPGRAQKMPAAELGAPAAPHPQEHSVSGPAPAQGKRKRPRKRSLRVQGESSESTPPLPRGDEAREPSPPAPPASGAPVQKRQRTLGALPINGSGPPALAWPPPQQQGRPAGLPPGRRLKKKKAEPSGLDLYDPSHQKAAILKKRKKMKEMCNLERRGVLKAEARLVQALGGGGALSPSKKQQLRTENDFVRFDTPFLPKPLFFRKAKSSSASAVSVRPAGQRDKTPSSSKKVTFGLNRNMTAEFKKTDKSILVSPTGPSRVAFNPEQRPLHGVLKTATGSPTGTPLGAKKPLSATPKRRPTAMDFF